The following are encoded together in the Candidatus Methylomirabilis oxygeniifera genome:
- a CDS encoding putative Histidine kinase (Evidence 3 : Function proposed based on presence of conserved amino acid motif, structural feature or limited homology; Product type pe : putative enzyme), which produces MLRRFTFTTVLIVLLTAVGLAPLAVFGLAVVRVVSDHLVHKTIGELKEDVLSDAHHIRHRVESAQGDVPIISHVAAMRELIQARTLLDLTGIEQWRKALEQVFLSFSANRTVYNQIRYLDENGQELVRVDNDGVNPPRIIPRDRLQNQRQRYYFSETMKLGPGQLFTSQPEFNQEHGRIEVPYRPVIRYATPLFDDEGNRRGIVIINLLIGPLLEALHQEGKAVGKVVYVVDREGFYLLHPDPAKRWGSPRDLNTGRRLQQDFPDLAGRLLAGDPVAAILGEQIITAQSFAIGPSASDPSLVIIELMPTRMVLAPVAALRWYLLILLAGVGSVAVVGAVVIGRRFARPIVALEQASHRIQQGHLDARVKVGGSAEIAALGDAFNNMADNVVTSLQETRESEQRFRSLIETAQDGVVIADRHGRITLVNRAAEKIFGYCEQEMLGQFVSSLMPDRYQEDCRQGFDRYLRIRDAGVIGRSLEFSGLRKSGEEFPLEISLSVAEQHGSEFFTAIIRDVTERKKREAQLIESEKLATMGTMAAGVAHDFNNALMGVLGQTQLMRLSLEQGSVAADLRSVEVYTTLLERLSRQEQVALDAAETIRKIREATRPRGAEAFGPVALNRIVEQVLAITRPRWKDQAEAAGVHIAVQTALADTPPVQGNAAELREALTNLLFNALDAMPNGGTITVSTIHARSTESEVQNPPTPPLQKGGAGGFGVREAEREGQGWVELAVADTGTGMSQVVQTRLFEPFFTTKGVRGTGLGLSMVYGIIERHGGEISVRSVEGQGTTITVRVPVAEVEAAGERGTEMVSLPDAPRRSPLTGPLTLLVIDDDPLLAETLSVSLRLLGHEATVATSGKEGLTRLTTERFDLVLTDLGMAEMSGWEVAKAVKARWPTCPVILVTGWGDALESDRLEGTGVDLVLAKPYTMAQLQDALAEAVAIIRRSGGTRLDSPVSSTGQACHARNDEPE; this is translated from the coding sequence ATGCTTAGGCGGTTCACCTTCACTACCGTTCTGATCGTGTTGTTGACCGCGGTTGGTCTGGCGCCCCTGGCGGTGTTCGGTCTCGCTGTTGTTCGGGTTGTCTCGGACCACCTTGTGCACAAAACCATAGGGGAATTGAAGGAGGATGTGCTGAGCGATGCCCACCACATCCGACATCGTGTGGAGTCGGCTCAAGGCGATGTGCCCATCATTAGTCACGTGGCTGCGATGCGGGAGTTGATCCAAGCCCGAACTCTTCTCGACCTGACCGGGATCGAGCAATGGCGAAAGGCGCTGGAGCAGGTCTTCCTCTCCTTCTCGGCAAATCGGACGGTATACAACCAGATCCGCTACCTGGACGAAAACGGACAGGAGTTGGTTCGGGTCGACAACGACGGTGTGAATCCGCCACGAATCATCCCCCGCGACCGACTTCAGAATCAACGGCAGCGATACTATTTCTCGGAGACGATGAAGCTCGGGCCGGGGCAACTGTTCACCTCCCAGCCGGAATTCAACCAGGAACATGGACGGATCGAAGTCCCGTACCGCCCCGTCATCCGCTACGCGACGCCCCTCTTTGACGACGAGGGCAACCGGCGCGGGATCGTGATCATCAACCTGCTGATAGGCCCGCTTCTCGAGGCGCTGCATCAAGAGGGCAAAGCTGTCGGGAAGGTCGTGTATGTTGTCGACCGGGAGGGGTTCTACCTGTTACACCCCGATCCGGCCAAGCGGTGGGGCAGTCCCCGCGACCTGAACACAGGCCGGCGCCTGCAACAGGACTTCCCGGACCTTGCCGGACGGCTCCTCGCCGGGGACCCCGTCGCGGCCATCCTGGGGGAACAGATTATTACCGCTCAGTCGTTCGCCATCGGCCCAAGCGCTTCGGATCCCTCTCTAGTCATTATCGAACTAATGCCCACACGCATGGTCCTGGCGCCTGTCGCGGCCCTTCGCTGGTATCTGCTGATCCTGCTGGCCGGGGTGGGGAGCGTTGCGGTCGTAGGGGCTGTCGTCATAGGCCGAAGATTCGCGCGTCCCATCGTCGCCTTGGAGCAGGCGTCCCATCGGATCCAGCAGGGTCATCTGGACGCCAGGGTTAAAGTCGGTGGGTCCGCCGAGATCGCCGCGCTTGGCGACGCGTTCAATAACATGGCGGACAATGTGGTAACCTCGCTTCAGGAGACCAGGGAATCGGAGCAGAGGTTTCGGAGTCTGATCGAGACGGCCCAGGACGGTGTCGTAATCGCGGACCGCCATGGTCGAATCACCCTCGTGAATCGCGCAGCAGAGAAGATCTTCGGCTATTGCGAGCAAGAAATGCTTGGACAGTTCGTCAGCTCGCTGATGCCGGATCGCTATCAAGAGGATTGCCGCCAGGGCTTCGATCGCTACCTCCGGATCCGTGACGCCGGCGTGATCGGGCGCAGTCTCGAATTTAGCGGCCTTCGGAAAAGCGGCGAGGAGTTTCCGCTGGAGATCTCCCTATCGGTGGCTGAACAGCATGGATCGGAATTCTTTACCGCCATCATCCGGGATGTCACCGAAAGAAAAAAGCGCGAAGCCCAACTCATCGAATCGGAGAAGCTGGCTACCATGGGAACCATGGCCGCCGGAGTAGCTCACGATTTCAATAATGCACTGATGGGGGTTCTTGGGCAGACGCAGCTCATGCGGCTCTCTCTCGAACAGGGGTCGGTTGCGGCGGACCTGCGGAGCGTAGAGGTCTACACAACACTCCTGGAGCGCCTTTCGCGACAGGAGCAGGTGGCGCTCGACGCGGCCGAGACGATCCGGAAGATCCGGGAAGCGACCCGCCCAAGGGGCGCGGAGGCGTTCGGGCCGGTGGCTCTCAACCGGATCGTCGAGCAGGTCCTCGCGATTACCCGACCCCGCTGGAAGGACCAGGCCGAGGCGGCAGGGGTACACATTGCTGTGCAGACAGCGCTGGCCGATACCCCGCCGGTCCAGGGCAACGCCGCCGAGCTGCGCGAGGCGCTCACCAATCTACTTTTCAACGCGCTCGACGCCATGCCGAATGGCGGAACGATTACGGTCAGCACGATCCATGCGCGCAGTACGGAGTCCGAGGTGCAAAATCCCCCCACCCCCCCTTTACAAAAGGGGGGCGCGGGGGGATTTGGAGTACGAGAGGCGGAACGCGAAGGACAGGGTTGGGTCGAGCTTGCCGTAGCCGACACCGGAACCGGGATGTCGCAGGTCGTGCAGACTCGTCTCTTCGAGCCGTTCTTCACCACGAAGGGGGTACGCGGAACCGGGCTCGGCCTCAGCATGGTTTACGGTATTATCGAGCGCCACGGCGGCGAGATCAGCGTCCGGAGCGTAGAAGGACAGGGGACGACCATCACCGTACGCGTGCCGGTCGCCGAGGTAGAGGCTGCCGGAGAGCGGGGCACTGAAATGGTATCGCTGCCGGACGCGCCGCGCCGCTCCCCCCTCACCGGCCCGCTTACACTGCTGGTCATCGACGACGATCCGCTCCTTGCCGAGACCCTCTCTGTGTCCCTACGCCTCCTGGGCCACGAGGCGACCGTCGCAACCAGCGGCAAGGAAGGGCTCACGCGCCTTACGACTGAACGCTTCGACCTGGTTCTTACCGACCTTGGGATGGCGGAGATGTCGGGGTGGGAGGTCGCCAAGGCGGTCAAGGCTCGCTGGCCCACCTGTCCCGTCATCCTGGTCACAGGGTGGGGCGACGCGCTGGAGTCTGACCGGCTCGAGGGGACGGGGGTGGACCTCGTGCTGGCCAAACCATACACGATGGCACAGCTTCAGGACGCCCTCGCCGAGGCTGTCGCCATCATCCGGCGGAGCGGTGGGACCCGACTGGATTCCCCCGTATCAAGTACGGGGCAGGCTTGTCATGCACGGAATGACGAGCCGGAATAG
- a CDS encoding putative Histidine kinase (Evidence 3 : Function proposed based on presence of conserved amino acid motif, structural feature or limited homology; Product type pe : putative enzyme), producing MEGSIFRRFTFLSVLIAFVVLIPLVIFGFSAIQVASDQLLQHELDESKQEVLTNADQLKRVFDMAQADLTMLRELTIRKLRRVRAAGNEAEMARWYDAIGQAFLTVADSRRIYNQIRYLNEYGREVIRVDYDGIHPPQLIPPARLQDKRQRDYFSETMKLAPGQVYVSRLDLNQEHGQIEVPYRPVIRYAMPLFDDAGHRSGIVIVNLQMEPLLDTLYQKGKAAQREVRVVDQEGFYLLHSNPNKQWGGPHELNTGERIQRDLPDLAGRLLSQQAVARVMAEQVVAAQPLLLSTNNAGPFIVVVELMPTHVALAPITDLHLYLLILLVGTSILAIGCAALLGDKLTRPIVALQQAAHQIRHGNLNTAVETRGPREIAALSEAFNAMAGGLAQAQVRIDRHLARLHAINQIWTAAGNPLSLHEVIDHALDATLLCLGVEAAEIFLLNEERTEVVLVGHRGAAQEAFRETTHFKLQEGFPGLATFSAEVVLTTDLPNDPRFLRKQVIEAGFKTFAAIPLKVTGQVIGAMNVATRTSCTIIKDDLPILTAIGSTIGMVVANARLFEAQRDGAQQLAEKVEELDGKIDELERMQARLIEAERLRAMGQMAAGVAHDFNNALMAVLGQAQLIRLFLERGHIAAVMQNVAEYVEVLERLAWQEQAILDAANIVRKIREATRSHGEEPFALVSLNEIVEQVLETTRPRWKDQAEAKGLSVTIALQLGDVPPVLGNAAELREALINVLFNALDAMPHGGTITIATRRAPRTETGETLSTTHTPRSLFQEPPAGRTWVVLSVTDTGIGMSQDVKARLFEPFFTTKGSHGTGLGLNMVQGIVHRHEGEIHITSAEGWGTSISIHLPAAQEDRPEPSTPAPPPPLPGRLRLLVIDDEPLLGETLVDLLGLLGHEAVAVTSGEAGIARLQAERFDLVMTDIGMAGMSGWDVARAVKADWSQLPVILVSGWAGMMERDQIEGAGIDAVLAKPYTITQLEHALSRVVASTRRDAGSDPLGTA from the coding sequence ATGGAGGGTTCCATATTCAGGCGGTTTACCTTCCTATCCGTTCTGATCGCCTTCGTGGTTCTGATCCCTTTAGTTATTTTTGGCTTCTCGGCGATTCAGGTCGCATCGGACCAACTCCTGCAACATGAGTTGGACGAATCAAAACAGGAGGTACTAACCAATGCGGATCAACTGAAGCGCGTCTTCGACATGGCTCAGGCCGACCTCACTATGCTGCGTGAACTGACGATTCGTAAGCTGAGGCGAGTTCGAGCCGCCGGCAATGAGGCCGAGATGGCGCGCTGGTATGATGCAATAGGGCAAGCCTTCCTGACTGTTGCAGATAGCCGACGGATCTACAACCAAATCCGCTACCTCAATGAGTACGGCCGCGAGGTGATCCGGGTGGACTATGACGGCATTCATCCTCCGCAGCTCATCCCGCCTGCGCGCTTGCAGGATAAGCGGCAGCGCGACTACTTCTCGGAAACCATGAAACTCGCGCCGGGCCAAGTCTACGTGTCTCGGCTCGATCTCAACCAGGAGCACGGTCAGATCGAGGTCCCGTACCGTCCCGTTATCCGCTACGCCATGCCCCTCTTCGATGACGCGGGCCACCGAAGCGGGATCGTCATCGTCAACCTCCAGATGGAGCCATTGCTCGATACCCTGTACCAGAAAGGAAAAGCCGCTCAGAGGGAAGTGCGAGTCGTCGATCAGGAGGGATTTTACCTCCTACACTCTAATCCGAATAAACAGTGGGGCGGCCCACATGAACTGAACACGGGGGAACGGATCCAGCGGGACCTTCCTGACCTTGCCGGCCGGCTCCTCTCTCAACAGGCTGTCGCAAGAGTCATGGCGGAGCAGGTCGTAGCCGCCCAGCCACTCCTGCTCAGCACGAATAACGCAGGCCCGTTCATTGTGGTCGTGGAACTGATGCCCACCCATGTTGCCCTGGCACCGATTACGGATCTTCACCTCTATTTGCTGATTCTACTCGTGGGTACGAGTATCCTCGCGATAGGGTGCGCCGCATTGTTAGGGGACAAACTCACTCGGCCCATCGTCGCCTTGCAGCAGGCGGCTCATCAGATCCGACATGGTAACCTGAATACCGCAGTAGAGACTCGTGGGCCGCGTGAGATCGCGGCGCTGAGTGAGGCGTTCAATGCCATGGCGGGGGGGCTGGCCCAGGCTCAGGTTCGAATCGACCGACACCTGGCCAGATTACACGCCATCAATCAGATCTGGACGGCTGCCGGTAACCCTCTTTCGCTCCACGAGGTCATCGATCACGCTCTAGATGCGACGTTACTCTGTCTGGGCGTCGAAGCGGCTGAGATCTTTCTATTGAACGAAGAACGGACCGAGGTCGTCCTGGTCGGACACCGGGGGGCGGCCCAGGAGGCCTTCCGAGAGACTACCCATTTCAAGTTGCAGGAAGGATTCCCCGGACTGGCAACCTTCTCGGCCGAGGTCGTACTGACAACCGATCTGCCGAACGATCCACGCTTTCTCCGGAAGCAGGTCATCGAAGCCGGCTTTAAGACCTTCGCGGCGATCCCTCTGAAGGTAACCGGACAGGTGATCGGCGCCATGAACGTGGCGACCCGCACCAGTTGCACCATCATCAAAGACGACCTCCCGATTTTGACCGCCATCGGGTCCACGATCGGGATGGTCGTGGCCAACGCACGCCTTTTTGAAGCGCAGCGTGACGGCGCACAACAGCTTGCCGAGAAAGTCGAGGAGTTGGACGGCAAGATCGATGAGTTGGAGCGGATGCAGGCTCGTCTCATCGAAGCTGAGCGGCTCCGCGCCATGGGACAGATGGCCGCCGGGGTCGCTCACGACTTCAATAACGCGCTGATGGCGGTTCTTGGACAGGCGCAACTCATACGGCTCTTCCTTGAACGAGGGCATATAGCGGCCGTCATGCAGAACGTGGCGGAGTATGTGGAGGTGCTGGAGCGCCTCGCATGGCAGGAGCAGGCCATACTCGATGCCGCGAACATTGTGCGAAAGATCCGTGAGGCCACCCGATCGCACGGCGAGGAGCCCTTTGCCTTGGTGTCGCTGAACGAGATCGTCGAGCAGGTCCTCGAGACCACCCGGCCCCGGTGGAAGGATCAGGCTGAGGCAAAGGGACTCTCGGTCACGATAGCGCTGCAGTTGGGCGATGTACCGCCGGTCCTCGGGAATGCAGCGGAGTTGCGGGAAGCGCTCATTAACGTCCTCTTCAACGCGCTCGACGCCATGCCGCATGGCGGCACCATCACGATCGCCACGAGACGAGCACCGCGTACCGAAACCGGTGAGACGCTCTCGACTACCCACACCCCCCGATCGCTGTTCCAGGAACCGCCGGCCGGACGGACGTGGGTCGTACTCTCTGTTACCGACACCGGCATCGGGATGTCTCAGGACGTCAAGGCGCGGCTCTTTGAGCCGTTCTTTACCACAAAAGGGAGCCATGGAACCGGCCTCGGGCTCAATATGGTCCAAGGCATCGTCCATCGCCACGAGGGCGAGATTCACATTACGAGCGCAGAGGGATGGGGGACCAGCATCAGCATCCATCTGCCGGCGGCGCAGGAGGATCGACCGGAACCATCCACTCCCGCCCCGCCTCCGCCGTTGCCAGGCCGGCTGCGTCTGCTCGTGATCGACGACGAACCGCTGCTTGGCGAGACCCTGGTCGACCTGTTGGGACTCCTCGGGCATGAGGCGGTCGCAGTAACCAGCGGCGAGGCGGGCATTGCACGCCTGCAGGCCGAGCGCTTCGATCTGGTGATGACCGACATCGGGATGGCGGGAATGTCGGGGTGGGACGTCGCTCGGGCGGTCAAGGCCGATTGGTCCCAACTTCCCGTGATCCTGGTCAGCGGCTGGGCCGGTATGATGGAGCGCGACCAGATCGAGGGAGCGGGGATTGACGCAGTCCTGGCCAAGCCGTACACGATAACGCAACTCGAGCACGCCCTCAGCCGAGTTGTCGCCTCGACTCGGCGAGACGCGGGGAGCGACCCATTGGGTACGGCGTGA
- a CDS encoding protein of unknown function (Evidence 5 : No homology to any previously reported sequences) — protein MPEETFSAEQARSDAALQAQVEQYRRRTNQLEALSRVGQAASSSLALTEVLDRVLDATLTVTEMEAGEIWLLDPAVGEVRLARHRGLHSEAFWERQRFGPGEGIPGLVVETGESVVIPDLAEEPRFLRHSVVAAGFKTFVAFPLLGKGEVTGCLNVAERRTRVLTEDDVQLLSAIGAVVGMAVTNAHLYERLRVATQQLEVATRQLETKLSELEQTQAQLTAMERTRTAD, from the coding sequence ATGCCGGAAGAGACGTTCTCCGCGGAGCAAGCCCGATCCGACGCCGCGTTGCAGGCGCAGGTCGAGCAATACAGACGACGCACGAACCAACTCGAGGCCCTCAGCAGGGTTGGGCAAGCCGCCAGCAGCTCGTTGGCCCTCACCGAGGTCCTCGATCGGGTCCTCGATGCCACCTTGACGGTCACAGAGATGGAGGCCGGGGAGATCTGGCTCCTCGATCCGGCTGTGGGCGAGGTGCGCCTGGCCAGACATCGTGGTCTGCATTCGGAGGCCTTCTGGGAGCGTCAGCGGTTTGGTCCTGGTGAAGGGATTCCCGGGCTGGTGGTGGAAACCGGGGAATCTGTGGTCATTCCCGATCTGGCGGAAGAGCCTCGTTTTCTCCGGCACAGCGTGGTCGCGGCCGGCTTTAAGACCTTCGTGGCCTTCCCCCTGCTGGGCAAGGGGGAGGTTACCGGGTGCCTCAATGTCGCCGAGCGTCGGACGCGCGTTCTCACAGAGGACGATGTGCAACTCTTGAGCGCTATCGGGGCGGTGGTGGGGATGGCGGTGACCAACGCCCACCTGTACGAGCGACTCAGGGTCGCGACACAGCAATTGGAGGTCGCGACTCGACAACTGGAGACAAAGCTGAGCGAACTGGAGCAGACCCAGGCTCAACTGACCGCCATGGAGCGAACACGGACGGCAGACTGA
- a CDS encoding protein of unknown function (Evidence 5 : No homology to any previously reported sequences): MVNEQILGKRVPLLRDFIGHTAGLLDEWGNSQGRQQALRAAARLLRMAEAPCEDAPSPLTPDTYAKAVVRLAQQLGGAMQYRVAPDHIRFTCTICRDEGGQTAPLCHLWWESLRRIAAERFGYGKVVVAPRDTAAREGCDVRLYLQPTAEAETGAVAVDRPAQGGPAPEPGGQPERFSEATVRQLQAKVRYLEQRTRELETALEERKLVEKAKGILMERLRLSEAEAMRKLQRESQARNLRLAAVAQIIVQAGEMP, translated from the coding sequence ATGGTGAATGAGCAGATCCTTGGGAAGCGCGTCCCGCTCCTGCGCGACTTCATCGGGCACACGGCGGGCCTGCTGGACGAGTGGGGCAACTCGCAGGGACGGCAGCAGGCCCTGCGCGCCGCCGCCCGCCTCCTGCGTATGGCGGAGGCGCCGTGCGAGGACGCGCCGTCACCCCTCACCCCGGACACCTACGCCAAGGCCGTCGTCCGACTGGCGCAGCAACTGGGCGGCGCGATGCAGTACCGGGTGGCGCCCGATCATATCCGCTTCACCTGTACGATATGCCGCGACGAGGGCGGACAGACGGCGCCCCTCTGCCACCTGTGGTGGGAGAGCCTCCGGCGGATAGCCGCGGAGCGCTTCGGCTACGGCAAGGTGGTAGTCGCGCCGCGGGACACGGCGGCGCGCGAGGGCTGCGACGTCCGGCTGTACCTGCAGCCCACCGCGGAGGCCGAGACGGGGGCCGTCGCCGTCGACCGGCCGGCGCAGGGCGGCCCCGCCCCCGAGCCCGGCGGCCAACCGGAGCGCTTCTCCGAGGCGACGGTGCGCCAGCTCCAGGCGAAGGTCCGGTATTTGGAACAGCGGACGCGGGAGCTGGAGACGGCGCTCGAGGAGCGAAAGCTGGTCGAGAAGGCGAAAGGGATCCTTATGGAGCGGCTGCGACTATCTGAGGCCGAGGCGATGCGAAAACTGCAGCGGGAGAGCCAGGCGCGCAACCTCAGGCTGGCGGCGGTTGCGCAGATCATTGTGCAGGCCGGGGAGATGCCGTGA
- a CDS encoding protein of unknown function (Evidence 5 : No homology to any previously reported sequences) — translation MEEGATVKGTKLYADVETMVRQHLYHTRHLEALRIVGQIITGSLPIHQILERILDVTVTILEMEAGEICLLDRIRGEVCVERHYGLIEEAFLERTRFAVGEGIPGLVVETGEPVVITDLAEEPRFLRRSVVTAGFKTFVAVPLRAKGEVIGSLDIAACRARSFTEADLRLLITIGAAVGMVAADACLYEELRRSIEQLTAKIEQVQCTQNQLVATARLRATDEPETGIARDCHNALRALQMLSSYNVN, via the coding sequence ATGGAGGAGGGGGCGACGGTGAAGGGGACTAAGTTGTATGCTGACGTAGAGACCATGGTAAGACAGCACCTCTACCACACCAGACACCTGGAGGCTCTTCGCATTGTCGGCCAGATCATCACCGGTTCGCTGCCGATCCATCAAATTCTCGAGCGGATCCTCGACGTGACCGTGACGATTCTGGAGATGGAGGCCGGGGAGATCTGTCTGCTCGATAGGATCCGAGGAGAGGTGTGCGTCGAGCGGCATTACGGCCTTATCGAGGAGGCCTTCCTGGAACGCACGCGGTTTGCCGTCGGTGAAGGGATTCCCGGGCTGGTGGTGGAGACCGGGGAGCCCGTGGTCATTACCGATCTGGCGGAAGAGCCTCGCTTTCTCCGGCGCAGCGTGGTCACGGCCGGCTTCAAGACCTTCGTGGCCGTCCCGCTGCGGGCCAAAGGGGAGGTCATCGGTTCCCTCGATATCGCCGCGTGTCGGGCGCGCTCGTTCACAGAGGCAGATCTACGCCTCCTGATCACGATCGGAGCAGCCGTGGGAATGGTTGCGGCGGACGCCTGCCTGTACGAGGAACTCAGGCGTTCTATCGAGCAGCTTACGGCAAAGATTGAACAGGTGCAGTGCACCCAGAATCAGTTAGTCGCCACAGCGCGACTGCGGGCGACGGACGAGCCGGAGACCGGCATCGCCCGCGACTGCCACAACGCGTTAAGGGCGCTGCAGATGCTCAGCTCTTATAATGTGAATTAG
- a CDS encoding protein of unknown function (Evidence 5 : No homology to any previously reported sequences), which translates to MGADGRRRSNRMSKPRHSETAPSGFVRDFIGHTAGLLDEWGNSQGRQQALRAAARLLRMAEAPCEDAPSPLTPDTYAKAVVRLAQQLGGAMQYRVAPDHIRFTCTICRDEGGQTAPLCHLWWESLRRIAAERFGYGKVVVAPRDTAAREGCDVRLYLQPTAEAETGAVAVDRPAQGGPAPEPGGQPERFSEATVRQLQAKVRYLEQRTRELETALEERKLVEKAKGILMERLRLSEAEAMRKLQRESQARNLRLAAVAQIIVQAGEML; encoded by the coding sequence ATGGGCGCAGACGGAAGGAGGCGGAGCAATCGGATGAGCAAGCCCAGGCACAGCGAGACGGCCCCAAGCGGTTTTGTGCGCGACTTCATCGGGCACACGGCGGGCCTGCTGGACGAGTGGGGCAACTCGCAGGGACGGCAGCAGGCCCTGCGCGCCGCCGCCCGCCTCCTGCGTATGGCGGAGGCGCCGTGCGAGGACGCGCCGTCACCCCTCACCCCGGACACCTACGCCAAGGCCGTCGTCCGACTGGCGCAGCAACTGGGCGGCGCGATGCAGTACCGGGTGGCGCCCGATCATATCCGCTTCACCTGTACGATATGCCGCGACGAGGGCGGACAGACGGCGCCCCTCTGCCACCTGTGGTGGGAGAGCCTCCGGCGGATAGCCGCGGAGCGCTTCGGCTACGGCAAGGTGGTAGTCGCGCCGCGGGACACGGCGGCGCGCGAGGGCTGCGACGTCCGGCTGTACCTGCAGCCCACCGCGGAGGCCGAGACGGGGGCCGTCGCCGTCGACCGGCCGGCGCAGGGCGGCCCCGCCCCCGAGCCCGGCGGCCAACCGGAGCGCTTCTCCGAGGCGACGGTGCGCCAGCTCCAGGCGAAGGTCCGGTATTTGGAACAGCGGACGCGGGAGCTGGAGACGGCGCTCGAGGAGCGAAAGCTGGTCGAGAAGGCGAAAGGGATCCTTATGGAGCGGCTGCGACTATCTGAGGCCGAGGCGATGCGAAAACTGCAGCGGGAGAGCCAGGCGCGCAACCTCAGGCTGGCAGCGGTTGCGCAGATCATTGTGCAGGCCGGGGAGATGCTGTGA
- a CDS encoding protein of unknown function (Evidence 5 : No homology to any previously reported sequences), with amino-acid sequence MMDEGVAIEQARIYAVLEEQVKQYACRNRHLEAIGTVGRIIGGVLALPDVLDQTLDATLKVMGMEAGEIWLLDTATQAVCLTRQLGLEPEAFGERTRFALGEGIPGRVAQTGEVVVIPDLAADPRFLRYKVVAAGFKTFAAFPLRAKGEVIGVLDIATRRMRVFTEDDTKLVTAIGAAVGMAVINARIYEDLRLTTKRLEASLEELRRSQNQLVAAERLRAMGELAAGVAHDLNNALMGVLGQTQLMQLTIARGTFSKDHLSGCLSLQERLIADATRTIRRLREAAQP; translated from the coding sequence ATGATGGACGAGGGGGTGGCGATCGAGCAGGCTCGAATCTACGCCGTGTTAGAGGAGCAGGTGAAGCAATACGCCTGCCGCAACAGACATCTGGAGGCCATTGGAACGGTAGGGAGGATCATTGGTGGTGTGCTCGCGCTTCCGGATGTCCTCGATCAGACCCTCGATGCCACCTTAAAGGTTATGGGTATGGAGGCCGGAGAGATCTGGCTTCTCGATACGGCGACACAAGCGGTCTGCCTCACCAGACAGCTCGGCCTGGAACCGGAGGCCTTCGGCGAACGCACCCGGTTCGCGCTGGGGGAAGGGATTCCCGGGCGCGTGGCGCAGACCGGGGAGGTTGTCGTGATCCCAGACCTGGCGGCGGACCCGCGCTTTCTCCGGTACAAGGTGGTCGCGGCCGGCTTTAAGACCTTCGCGGCCTTCCCTCTCAGGGCTAAAGGGGAGGTCATCGGTGTGCTCGATATCGCCACGCGGCGGATGCGCGTCTTTACGGAGGACGACACGAAACTCGTCACCGCCATCGGGGCTGCGGTGGGCATGGCGGTGATCAATGCCCGCATCTACGAGGATCTCCGGCTTACGACCAAGCGACTGGAGGCGAGTCTGGAAGAGCTGCGGCGCAGCCAGAATCAGTTGGTGGCCGCCGAGCGACTTCGGGCGATGGGCGAGTTGGCGGCCGGCGTTGCGCACGACTTAAATAATGCGTTGATGGGTGTTCTGGGGCAGACACAACTGATGCAGCTTACGATTGCGAGGGGCACATTCTCGAAAGACCACTTATCCGGTTGCCTCAGCCTGCAGGAACGGCTGATAGCGGACGCGACTCGGACGATCCGGCGCCTCCGTGAGGCTGCGCAGCCGTGA